The DNA region GTGGTTCTGGGCATGGGGGGCTCCAGCCTCGCCCCGCTGGTCCTGGCCGCCGTCTTCGGACGTAAGAGGGGCTGGCCCGAGCTCAGGGTCCTCGACTCGACCGACCCGGCGGCCTTGAGGGGGATAGAGTCTTCGGTGGACCCGGCCAGGACCCTCTTTATAGTATCGAGCAAGTCCGGCACCACGGTCGAGCCCCTGAGTTTTTTCGAATACTTTTATGAAAAGGTAAAGGCGGTCAAAAAAAAGGAGCCCGGCAAGAACTTTATCGCCATAACCGACCCCGGCAGCCACCTCGAAGGGCTCTCGAAGGAGCTTAAGTTCCGCCGGGTCTTCCTGAACCCCCCGGACATAGGCGGGCGCTACTCCGCGCTCTCCTACTTCGGGCTCGTGCCCGCGGTCCTTGCCGGTATCGACATCAAAAAACTTCTTGCCTCGGCGGCCTGGATGGGGGAGGAGTGCGGTCCCGCCGTCTCTCCGGGCGAAAACCCCGGCGTCAGGCTCGGCGCGGCGCTGGGTGCCTTCGCCATGGTGGGCCGGGATAAGGTCACCTTCCTTATATCGAAAAAATTCTCCTCCTTCGCTCTCTGGATAGAGCAGCTCCTTGCCGAGAGCACCGGCAAACAGGGCAGGGGACTGGTGCCCATAGCCGGAGAGCCGGAGGTGGAGCCCGGAAAGTACGGCAGCGACAGGGTCTTTGTCGTCGTAGGGGACGTCTCCGAGTTCAAAACCCTCGCAGGCGGCCTGAAGGACGCCGGCCACCCGGTTATAACGCTGCCGATAGAAACTCCCCACGACCTCGGCGGGGAGTTCTTGAGGTGGGAGATAGCCGCCGCCACGGCGGGATGCATACTCGGGATAAACCCCTTTGACCAGCCGGACGTGGAAGAGGCGAAGAAGAGGACAAAGGGGCTCCTCGAGGTCATCTCCGGCGGAAAAACCCTTTCCGTCCCGCATGTGGTTATGGAGGGGGAGAGCTTCGAGCTATCGTTCGGAGAGAAGACCCGCGAGAGGCTCTCCGCCATGGATGGGATAAAAAGGGATGACCCGCTGGAGTTGCTAAAGAGCTTCCTCGGGCTTGCCTCCGGCGGGAACTACCTGTGTATGCTCGCGTACGCGGACCCGGATAACGTGGAGCTTGACGGGGCTTTCTCCGCTATACGAAGGGCGCTCGGCCGGAAGACCGGGGCCGCCACCCAGTTCGGCTACGGTCCGCGCTACCTGCACTCCACGGGCCAGCTCCACAAGGGCGGCAGGAATAACGGGGTCTTCCTGATCTTTACCCACGTCGCCGCCGAGGACCTCGACATACCGGGCAGGCCCTACACGTTCTCCGGCCTTGAGCTCTCTCAGGCCCTCGGCGACCTCGAGGCACTCGAGGCGAAGGGTAGGAGCGTGGCGCTCGTTAACCTCAAGTCCGTATCCCCGGAGGCGCTTGAAGAGGTCGGCTCCGTCCTGGACGGCCTGGCCTTATAATATGGGTGCGCTTATGACACCTTTTTTAAGAGGAGGTACTTTATGCATATAGGCATGGTAGGGCTCGGCCGCATGGGCATGAACATGACAAGGAGGCTCATAGGCGGCGGACACGAGGTGACGGTCTATAACAGGAGCGCGGACAAGGTAAAGAAGGCCGAAGAGGAGGGCGCCCGCGGCGCCGGTTCGCTCAAGGAGCTGGCCTCCTTGCTTCCCGCGCCCCGAGTCGTCTGGCTCATGGTCCCGGCCGGTGGGCCGGTGGACGGGTCGATAGAGGAGATAAGGGGGGAGCTCTCCGAGGGGGACATAGTAATCGACGGCGGCAACAGCTTTTACGAAGACGACCTCCGCCGCGCGGAGAGCCTCGGAAAGGACGGCATAAACTACATCGACGCCGGGGTGAGCGGCGGGATATGGGGGCTTAAGGAGGGCTACTGCCTCATGGTCGGGGGGGACAGGGAGGTTTACGACCACATCGAGCCTATCTTAAAGACCCTCGCCCCTCCGGAGGGGTTGCTCTGGTGCGGCCCGACGGGCGCGGGGCATTATATAAAGATGGTGCATAACGGCATAGAGTACGCCATGATGGAGGCGTACGCCGAGGGTTTTGAGCTCCTGAAGTTTTCCCCCTACGGTGACGGGATAGAATTCGATAAGGTGGCGCACCTCTGGAACAGGGGCAGTGTCGTGAGATCGTGGCTCCTCGAACTTCTTGAGGCGGCCTTCGAAAAGGACGGAGGGCTCGACGAGCTCAGCGGATACGTGGACGACTCCGGCGAGGGCCGCTGGACCGTGGAGGAGGCGGTAAGGAGGGGGGTGCCCTTGCAGGGGATATCCCACTCTCTCTTTCGCCGCTTCCGTTCCCGCCAGGAAGACCCTTTCGCCGAAAGGGTGCTGGCCGCGCTCAGGAAGGAGTTCGGCGGGCACGCGGTAAAGAGGCCGGGAGGGGGGAGTAAAAAGTAAAAAGGAAAACAAATAGTTATGGCAGATAACGAAGATATAGCCGGTA from Thermodesulfobacteriota bacterium includes:
- a CDS encoding glucose-6-phosphate isomerase, producing MAGVAGAGGKRGRGGGEGESGVVKKNEALSFGELSSQFFLAIEVLKIKGFTRRLWARDPGLWKNIPDDREIIENSLGWLTVAERMGREVKELKAFASSVKKAGFRHVVVLGMGGSSLAPLVLAAVFGRKRGWPELRVLDSTDPAALRGIESSVDPARTLFIVSSKSGTTVEPLSFFEYFYEKVKAVKKKEPGKNFIAITDPGSHLEGLSKELKFRRVFLNPPDIGGRYSALSYFGLVPAVLAGIDIKKLLASAAWMGEECGPAVSPGENPGVRLGAALGAFAMVGRDKVTFLISKKFSSFALWIEQLLAESTGKQGRGLVPIAGEPEVEPGKYGSDRVFVVVGDVSEFKTLAGGLKDAGHPVITLPIETPHDLGGEFLRWEIAAATAGCILGINPFDQPDVEEAKKRTKGLLEVISGGKTLSVPHVVMEGESFELSFGEKTRERLSAMDGIKRDDPLELLKSFLGLASGGNYLCMLAYADPDNVELDGAFSAIRRALGRKTGAATQFGYGPRYLHSTGQLHKGGRNNGVFLIFTHVAAEDLDIPGRPYTFSGLELSQALGDLEALEAKGRSVALVNLKSVSPEALEEVGSVLDGLAL
- the gnd gene encoding decarboxylating 6-phosphogluconate dehydrogenase; amino-acid sequence: MHIGMVGLGRMGMNMTRRLIGGGHEVTVYNRSADKVKKAEEEGARGAGSLKELASLLPAPRVVWLMVPAGGPVDGSIEEIRGELSEGDIVIDGGNSFYEDDLRRAESLGKDGINYIDAGVSGGIWGLKEGYCLMVGGDREVYDHIEPILKTLAPPEGLLWCGPTGAGHYIKMVHNGIEYAMMEAYAEGFELLKFSPYGDGIEFDKVAHLWNRGSVVRSWLLELLEAAFEKDGGLDELSGYVDDSGEGRWTVEEAVRRGVPLQGISHSLFRRFRSRQEDPFAERVLAALRKEFGGHAVKRPGGGSKK